Proteins encoded by one window of Candidatus Brocadia sp.:
- a CDS encoding aspartate carbamoyltransferase regulatory subunit: protein MKHLDVAAIKDGSVIDHIDSKSTLKVAEILNIQNEEQIVLVGMNLTSKFLGKKGIIKIEGKIIDQKEANKIALIAPNATVNIIKDYEVVKKFKIVIPEIIEGIVKCFNPNCVSNYNNIKARQHVVNKNPIKLQCHYCERIMSAKDIVLI from the coding sequence ATGAAACATCTCGATGTCGCCGCAATAAAAGACGGGTCGGTGATTGACCACATAGACAGTAAAAGCACACTGAAGGTTGCCGAAATTTTAAATATTCAGAACGAAGAGCAGATAGTCCTTGTAGGAATGAATTTAACAAGTAAATTTTTAGGGAAAAAAGGAATTATAAAAATTGAAGGGAAGATTATCGATCAAAAAGAAGCCAATAAAATCGCGCTTATTGCCCCAAATGCTACGGTAAACATTATTAAGGATTATGAAGTTGTTAAAAAATTCAAGATTGTGATTCCAGAAATTATTGAAGGTATCGTTAAGTGCTTTAACCCGAATTGCGTGAGCAATTATAACAATATAAAAGCCAGGCAACATGTAGTAAATAAAAACCCCATAAAATTACAATGTCATTATTGTGAACGTATTATGAGCGCAAAGGATATTGTATTGATTTGA
- a CDS encoding NADH-quinone oxidoreductase subunit A, translated as MTHYLPILILFIIAGGFAVTNIGISVILGRRKPTAEKLSPYECGIDPVGSARERFSVKFYLIAMLFVIFDVEVVFLYPWAVAFKSLKLFGFIEMLIFIGILLVCYLYIWKRGGLEWD; from the coding sequence ATGACACATTATTTGCCTATACTAATATTATTTATCATAGCCGGAGGCTTTGCTGTTACCAACATAGGGATTTCAGTAATTTTAGGAAGACGGAAACCCACCGCAGAAAAGCTCTCACCGTATGAGTGTGGTATTGATCCGGTAGGTTCAGCGCGGGAGCGTTTCTCGGTAAAATTTTATCTCATTGCCATGCTTTTTGTTATCTTCGATGTGGAAGTCGTTTTTCTTTACCCATGGGCAGTGGCTTTTAAGTCGCTCAAGCTCTTTGGGTTTATTGAAATGCTCATTTTTATTGGTATACTACTCGTCTGTTACCTTTATATATGGAAAAGGGGAGGGTTGGAATGGGACTAG
- a CDS encoding cofactor-independent phosphoglycerate mutase encodes MKYCIIVPDGMADYPIDKLSGRTPVETARTPNLDFLAQNGQLGVVRTIPGGFPAGSDVANLTLLGYDPREYYSGRAPLEAASIGIKLGNDDWAFRCNFITASEDILEDFCAGHIKTDEAAVLIKLLNEKLGNDIIQFYTGKSYRHIMIYRGSQKMDAKCFPPHDIMGQSIRKHLPKGHGSEILIDLMERSRTFLPNHDVNKVRIDLEENPANMIWLWGQGHRPKMPTFKERFHLTGAVITAVDLIKGIACYLGWDIIHVPGATGYLDTNYANKGHYTIQALETHDIVLVHIEAPDEAGHEGNVHEKVQAIEQVDSKIIGPVLESKSKFPDLRILVLPDHYTPIVKRTHTPESVPFTAYGTGIEKGIGLPYCEVNAHASGLHIKEGHRLIEHLISGSFR; translated from the coding sequence TTGAAATACTGCATTATTGTTCCTGACGGAATGGCAGATTACCCCATAGACAAACTCAGCGGCAGAACCCCCGTTGAAACGGCACGTACTCCCAACCTTGATTTTCTTGCACAAAATGGTCAGCTTGGCGTTGTTCGGACCATTCCAGGCGGATTTCCCGCAGGCAGTGACGTAGCGAATCTTACCCTATTAGGATATGATCCCAGGGAATACTACTCAGGGCGAGCACCCCTCGAGGCTGCCAGCATTGGCATCAAACTTGGCAACGACGATTGGGCATTCCGGTGCAACTTTATTACTGCCAGCGAAGACATCCTGGAGGATTTTTGTGCCGGTCATATTAAAACTGACGAAGCAGCCGTTCTTATTAAACTCCTGAACGAAAAATTGGGCAATGACATCATTCAATTCTACACCGGTAAGAGCTATCGTCACATCATGATATACAGAGGATCACAGAAGATGGACGCAAAATGTTTTCCTCCCCACGATATCATGGGCCAATCGATTCGAAAACACCTCCCCAAAGGACATGGAAGTGAAATCCTTATTGATCTCATGGAACGCTCCCGGACGTTTCTGCCGAATCACGATGTAAACAAGGTTCGTATAGACCTGGAAGAAAACCCCGCAAACATGATCTGGCTGTGGGGGCAGGGACATCGCCCCAAAATGCCTACGTTCAAAGAGCGGTTTCACCTCACGGGTGCCGTCATTACCGCCGTAGATTTGATCAAGGGTATTGCCTGCTATCTTGGATGGGACATCATACATGTACCAGGTGCTACCGGCTATCTCGATACAAATTATGCCAACAAAGGGCACTATACCATCCAGGCATTGGAAACTCATGATATAGTACTGGTACACATAGAGGCCCCTGATGAGGCGGGACACGAGGGTAACGTGCATGAAAAAGTGCAAGCCATTGAACAGGTAGACAGTAAGATAATCGGGCCTGTTCTTGAATCCAAAAGTAAATTCCCTGACCTGCGTATCCTGGTTCTCCCGGACCATTACACGCCTATTGTTAAAAGAACGCATACCCCGGAATCCGTCCCTTTTACGGCCTACGGTACCGGTATAGAAAAAGGTATAGGACTTCCCTACTGCGAGGTCAATGCCCACGCATCCGGCCTCCACATAAAGGAAGGACACCGACTCATAGAGCACCTCATTTCTGGCTCTTTTCGGTAA
- a CDS encoding sugar transporter, with product MILVVLCVISVTSTLYCADEPPQEQQYTVGFGDVLDINVLDHDELKTKAPVTSDGLISFPYIGSIKVKGMTLSEIEKEISKRLSSSYIKYPVVSATLTRFESVKFFVYGEIKNPGRFPLEGNMTVIKAISTAGGITPEGLYGKVKLRRKLKDRHQYKEINIDLKNSKESNTNCDMPIEDEDIIVVERNKEFFVYGEVMKPGKYILGDNMTVLKAISLAGGFAKFGSPDRVKILRTVPGKEGYESIKVDMKGAVKGAVGKDIRLESEDMVIVLEGIL from the coding sequence ATGATTTTAGTTGTGTTATGTGTTATCTCTGTTACGTCAACATTGTATTGTGCTGATGAACCTCCTCAGGAACAGCAATATACAGTCGGCTTTGGTGATGTTCTGGACATAAATGTACTTGATCATGATGAACTTAAAACTAAAGCGCCCGTTACATCAGACGGTTTGATATCATTTCCTTACATAGGTAGCATCAAAGTCAAGGGTATGACTTTATCAGAGATCGAAAAGGAAATATCAAAAAGGCTTTCCAGCAGTTACATAAAGTACCCAGTTGTGTCTGCGACCTTGACGCGTTTTGAGAGTGTGAAATTTTTTGTATATGGTGAGATTAAAAATCCGGGAAGATTCCCACTTGAGGGCAATATGACCGTAATTAAGGCCATTTCAACGGCGGGGGGCATTACTCCTGAAGGTCTTTATGGTAAAGTAAAACTCAGACGCAAGTTGAAAGATAGACACCAATACAAAGAAATCAACATCGATCTTAAAAACTCAAAAGAGAGTAATACGAACTGCGATATGCCTATCGAGGATGAGGATATAATAGTCGTTGAACGCAACAAAGAGTTCTTTGTATATGGTGAGGTTATGAAACCTGGCAAATACATACTTGGGGATAATATGACAGTCCTTAAGGCGATATCCCTTGCAGGTGGCTTTGCGAAATTCGGTTCTCCCGATAGAGTTAAAATTCTTCGAACAGTTCCAGGTAAAGAGGGGTATGAAAGTATCAAAGTCGATATGAAAGGTGCCGTGAAAGGTGCAGTCGGTAAAGATATCCGTTTAGAGTCAGAAGATATGGTAATAGTATTGGAAGGAATTCTTTAG
- the pyrB gene encoding aspartate carbamoyltransferase, producing MNFKQRDIISIRHFNKEELLYILDLAKRMEQMEYTDILKGKVLALLFFEPSTRTRLSFESAMKRLGGMVIGFAEPGVTSVAKGESLSDSVKIIEGYCDIIVLRHYLEGSAQLAADVVKTPVINAGDGANQHPTQTFLDLYTIQKTKGTLEGLTIGFLGDLKYGRTVHSLAYALAYFGAEMYFVSPPSLRMPGDFMEALKDRKVKCHENESLMGISKRLDVIYCTRIQKERFADPVEFEKVRGIYRLSKAVLEEFGIKNDLKVLHPLPRVDEMDDSLDATDFAVYFHQARNGVPIRKALLAAVLGAIE from the coding sequence ATAAACTTTAAACAAAGAGATATTATTTCTATCAGGCATTTTAACAAAGAAGAGTTATTGTATATACTCGATCTGGCAAAGAGAATGGAGCAAATGGAGTATACAGATATACTCAAGGGTAAGGTACTTGCTTTGTTATTTTTCGAACCTTCAACGAGAACAAGATTGAGCTTTGAATCTGCCATGAAGCGGTTGGGTGGAATGGTAATTGGCTTTGCAGAGCCAGGGGTTACTTCGGTGGCCAAGGGTGAATCGTTGAGCGATTCTGTGAAGATTATCGAAGGTTACTGTGATATCATCGTTTTAAGGCATTATCTCGAAGGTTCGGCACAGCTAGCAGCAGATGTTGTGAAGACACCAGTGATTAATGCTGGGGATGGTGCGAATCAGCATCCAACACAAACCTTTTTAGACCTTTATACAATCCAGAAGACAAAAGGAACATTAGAAGGTCTTACTATTGGTTTTTTGGGCGACCTGAAGTATGGAAGGACGGTGCATTCACTTGCGTATGCTCTGGCATATTTTGGTGCCGAGATGTACTTTGTTTCACCGCCCAGCCTCCGGATGCCCGGAGATTTTATGGAGGCACTGAAAGACCGGAAGGTAAAGTGTCACGAAAACGAATCACTCATGGGTATAAGTAAGAGGCTGGACGTGATTTATTGCACAAGAATTCAGAAGGAACGTTTTGCAGATCCGGTTGAATTTGAAAAGGTTCGTGGCATATATAGGTTGAGTAAGGCAGTGCTGGAAGAATTCGGAATTAAGAATGATTTAAAGGTATTACATCCCTTACCGCGTGTGGATGAAATGGATGACAGCCTGGATGCAACCGATTTTGCTGTATATTTTCATCAGGCGCGGAACGGCGTTCCTATCAGAAAGGCTTTATTGGCTGCTGTTTTGGGAGCCATTGAATGA
- a CDS encoding type II toxin-antitoxin system HicB family antitoxin, whose amino-acid sequence MQTFTVEIEKDEKFYIAQCIEHSNCFTQGRTIEEAIHNIKEAIEPILNIKHPKLNIILKDSLVNAL is encoded by the coding sequence ATGCAAACATTTACTGTTGAAATAGAAAAGGATGAGAAATTTTATATTGCCCAATGCATTGAACATTCTAATTGTTTTACACAAGGGAGAACCATTGAAGAAGCTATCCATAATATAAAAGAGGCCATAGAACCTATTCTTAATATTAAACATCCAAAATTAAATATCATTTTAAAGGACTCATTAGTGAATGCCCTTTAA
- a CDS encoding homoserine dehydrogenase: protein MKTLNVGLIGLGTVGTGVAKILSERDSPLLEKLDCVPVLKGIADCNMDAKNKLNLPSDILFTTDAKTLLNNPDIQVIVELIGGLHPAMEIITTAFEKGKDVVTANKMLLALHGSELFSKARQHGKSISFEASVGGGIPIIAALRDGFIANRIEAIFGIVNGTTNYILTKMTREKVKYSDALTEAQRLGYAEKDPTMDVEGIDSSHKLAILARIGFGVDFDYKNIYHEGISAVDLSDIWYAHELGYTLKLLAIAKKTENHIELRVHPTLLPHDHPLSSVNGVFNAICITGSAVGETMLYGKGAGQMPTASAVVADLVDVALGRAGITFKAMKTFSGHCEYIPLANVQQFKTRYYLRFSVVDKPGVLAKISGILGKYEISIASVIQHKARENGTVPLVMMTHIAEEGNLQKALAEIKQLDVIKDHTKFLRVEE, encoded by the coding sequence ATGAAAACACTCAACGTGGGACTCATTGGCTTGGGAACAGTTGGTACTGGGGTAGCAAAAATCCTTTCGGAAAGGGATTCACCCCTCCTCGAAAAACTCGATTGTGTCCCTGTCTTAAAAGGTATCGCCGATTGTAACATGGATGCTAAAAACAAATTGAATTTACCATCGGATATTCTCTTTACCACCGATGCAAAAACACTCCTCAATAATCCGGATATTCAGGTCATTGTGGAACTTATCGGGGGATTACACCCTGCCATGGAAATCATTACCACAGCCTTTGAAAAAGGCAAGGACGTCGTAACAGCAAATAAAATGCTTTTGGCTTTACACGGCTCAGAGCTCTTTAGCAAGGCGCGCCAACACGGCAAGAGCATCTCATTTGAGGCAAGTGTAGGGGGTGGAATTCCCATTATTGCTGCACTGCGGGATGGTTTTATTGCCAACAGGATTGAGGCTATTTTTGGCATTGTAAATGGCACAACCAACTACATTTTAACCAAGATGACCAGGGAGAAGGTAAAATACAGCGATGCCCTCACCGAGGCACAAAGGTTGGGTTATGCTGAAAAAGACCCTACCATGGATGTAGAGGGCATAGACTCATCACACAAGCTCGCTATTTTAGCAAGGATTGGGTTTGGTGTAGATTTTGATTACAAAAACATCTATCATGAAGGTATTAGCGCCGTGGATTTATCGGACATATGGTATGCGCATGAACTGGGATATACCCTAAAACTCCTGGCAATTGCAAAGAAAACCGAAAATCATATTGAACTCCGCGTCCACCCCACACTTCTTCCCCATGACCATCCGCTTTCCTCGGTAAATGGCGTCTTTAATGCTATCTGTATTACCGGAAGCGCTGTAGGAGAAACAATGCTCTATGGCAAGGGCGCAGGTCAGATGCCCACAGCCAGCGCTGTGGTTGCGGACCTCGTGGATGTTGCACTGGGAAGAGCAGGTATCACATTTAAAGCCATGAAGACCTTTTCCGGGCATTGCGAGTATATTCCTTTAGCTAATGTACAACAATTTAAAACCCGCTATTATTTACGATTTTCCGTTGTGGATAAACCCGGTGTGCTTGCAAAAATATCCGGCATCCTGGGGAAATATGAGATCAGCATCGCCTCGGTAATCCAGCACAAGGCAAGGGAAAACGGCACTGTTCCCCTGGTAATGATGACCCATATTGCAGAAGAAGGCAATCTGCAAAAGGCGCTTGCGGAAATCAAACAACTCGATGTAATAAAAGACCATACAAAATTTCTCCGTGTGGAAGAATAG
- a CDS encoding pantoate--beta-alanine ligase, translating to MLQVITSLKDMKHGIKTRKENHRTIGFVPTMGALHEGHLSLVRQAKKENDTVVVSIFVNPLQFGKNEDFKQYPRTFANDCNLLSQEGVDIVFNPNAEEMYSKGFCTSVIPGYLEDALCGKSRPGHFRGVAVVVLKLLNLIKPDIAYFGQKDFQQTVIIKRVVFDLNVDVTIKVLPTMRDQNGLALSSRNAYLSETEKKDALCLYEALTKAQSMVHAGIQNTEKIVPEMEKIIHNTKSATIDYISIVSPENLEEVSMVRNGDVAALAVRIGKTRLIDNVIL from the coding sequence TTGTTACAGGTAATTACATCGCTCAAGGATATGAAACATGGCATTAAAACAAGGAAAGAAAACCACAGAACGATCGGTTTTGTTCCTACGATGGGGGCCTTGCATGAAGGGCATTTGAGTCTGGTAAGACAGGCAAAAAAAGAAAATGACACCGTGGTGGTGAGTATTTTTGTAAACCCCTTACAATTTGGGAAGAACGAAGATTTTAAACAATATCCAAGGACGTTTGCTAACGATTGCAACCTCCTTTCTCAGGAGGGAGTTGATATTGTATTCAATCCGAATGCGGAAGAGATGTATTCGAAAGGGTTCTGTACATCAGTTATACCCGGATACCTTGAAGACGCGCTCTGTGGTAAATCACGTCCCGGCCATTTCCGGGGAGTTGCGGTAGTTGTATTAAAATTACTCAACCTCATAAAACCCGATATTGCCTATTTCGGGCAAAAAGACTTTCAACAAACGGTTATTATCAAACGAGTGGTTTTCGATTTAAATGTTGATGTTACGATAAAGGTACTTCCGACAATGAGAGATCAGAACGGGTTGGCATTGAGTTCAAGAAATGCCTATCTCAGTGAGACAGAAAAGAAAGATGCCCTTTGTTTATACGAGGCGCTGACCAAGGCGCAATCCATGGTACATGCGGGGATTCAAAATACAGAAAAAATTGTACCGGAAATGGAGAAAATTATTCATAATACTAAATCTGCCACGATTGATTATATTTCTATCGTGAGCCCTGAAAACCTTGAGGAAGTTTCAATGGTACGCAATGGTGACGTTGCAGCTCTGGCGGTCAGGATTGGTAAGACACGACTCATTGATAATGTAATTCTGTAA
- a CDS encoding polysaccharide biosynthesis tyrosine autokinase, with product MDLNFPGSTLRDYIRVIFRRRAVIITTFVTVIISAIIGLELMTPMYDARVKMLITAEKQAQAPYYTRLGYGRGGGLSTTQSEIVTSNPVIERAVKVLKLYERPSDYEKNFCSPLKAWLIDLRHKMKEMQKVAKNNLKTVPLLSGQETTLSLIGNTEEKLSVEEAEDVQKQMDSFRGAVGSLKGKITVEPIENTDLFTIAVSDFSPVEAATIANVVSRSYVIFDLEQQLAEYQLKYGEKHPIVVQLENGINKITKNLTGETLPAMEAIGPASVKIIEQAQAPSKPTGKSKTLILLLAIAMSLFLGVILAFGFEFIDQTFKSPQDVETFLNLPLLGSIPKKGFKNGVLIKDSKRTASLIQPYQNLSDQLYLLMKDKNLKSILITAASPIDGSTTIIANIANFLSNKAGHKVMVIDANLRMPSTHKVFNISDNGGLANVLEGKISLEKAAQVLGTNLTVLPAGNTSLNPTPLLDSTNMFNVMKTAKEKYEFIFVDYANLRSFKDACVLCPHLDGIVLVVNEGKTRHHTIKTLIAPLKHKKANLIGVILKNRTYAIPKMIYERL from the coding sequence ATGGATTTAAATTTTCCTGGAAGTACCTTACGAGATTATATAAGGGTAATATTTAGACGCAGGGCTGTTATTATAACCACTTTTGTAACTGTAATAATAAGTGCGATTATCGGCTTGGAACTTATGACGCCAATGTATGATGCCAGGGTTAAAATGCTTATCACCGCAGAAAAACAGGCTCAGGCCCCTTATTATACGCGCCTGGGTTATGGACGAGGGGGAGGTTTATCTACTACCCAGAGCGAGATTGTAACCTCAAACCCTGTAATTGAGCGTGCAGTAAAAGTTCTTAAACTCTACGAGCGTCCATCTGATTATGAAAAGAATTTTTGTTCTCCGCTTAAAGCATGGTTAATAGATCTAAGACACAAGATGAAGGAAATGCAAAAGGTGGCGAAAAATAATTTGAAAACAGTACCTCTTTTATCCGGGCAGGAGACGACTCTTTCCCTGATAGGAAATACGGAGGAAAAATTATCTGTCGAAGAAGCAGAAGATGTTCAGAAGCAGATGGATTCTTTTCGGGGGGCGGTAGGAAGTCTTAAAGGTAAAATAACAGTTGAACCCATAGAAAACACTGATTTATTTACAATTGCCGTTAGTGATTTTAGCCCGGTTGAAGCTGCTACGATAGCCAATGTGGTGAGCCGCTCGTATGTCATTTTTGACCTTGAACAGCAATTGGCGGAATACCAATTGAAATACGGAGAAAAACATCCAATTGTAGTGCAACTAGAAAATGGTATAAATAAGATAACCAAAAACCTTACCGGCGAGACGCTTCCTGCTATGGAGGCAATTGGTCCTGCAAGTGTCAAGATTATTGAACAGGCACAAGCGCCTTCTAAACCTACAGGAAAAAGTAAAACCCTTATTTTGCTTCTTGCCATTGCTATGAGTCTGTTTTTAGGAGTTATACTTGCTTTTGGATTTGAATTTATCGATCAAACATTTAAGTCGCCTCAGGACGTAGAGACATTTCTTAACTTGCCGCTTTTAGGCTCTATACCAAAGAAAGGATTTAAAAACGGCGTACTGATTAAAGACTCAAAACGGACAGCCTCTTTAATTCAACCCTACCAGAACCTCTCTGACCAGTTGTATCTCTTGATGAAAGATAAAAACTTAAAGTCCATTTTGATAACCGCCGCTTCACCAATAGACGGGTCTACTACTATAATTGCCAACATCGCTAATTTTCTATCAAACAAGGCAGGTCATAAGGTAATGGTAATTGACGCCAACTTAAGGATGCCGTCAACTCACAAGGTCTTTAATATTTCTGATAATGGAGGTCTTGCGAACGTACTCGAAGGTAAAATTTCATTGGAAAAGGCGGCTCAAGTTTTAGGTACTAACCTAACGGTACTGCCCGCTGGTAATACATCGCTTAATCCTACACCTCTTTTAGATTCCACCAATATGTTCAATGTAATGAAGACCGCCAAAGAAAAGTATGAGTTCATTTTCGTTGACTATGCAAACTTAAGGAGTTTTAAAGATGCCTGTGTCCTTTGTCCACATTTAGATGGAATTGTCCTGGTTGTGAACGAGGGAAAGACCCGACACCATACGATAAAGACGTTAATCGCACCTTTGAAGCACAAAAAAGCCAACCTGATCGGCGTTATTTTGAAAAATCGCACCTATGCAATCCCAAAGATGATTTACGAAAGACTGTAG
- a CDS encoding Uma2 family endonuclease has translation MVLQIIRRQITVDEYHRMGEAGIFQNDERLELVDGEIVKMTPIGSRHAHCVNRMTEFLITHLGNRAMVSIHNPVCLGKYSEPQPDIAIIKRNEYAYMTRHPDVSDVYLIIEFADSSIDFDHDVKLPIYAKAGIHEVWIVDLVSECVEIYHEPTSAGYKQMNTKKTSDTFSPSSFPDITVTVNWVLGKN, from the coding sequence ATGGTCTTACAAATAATCCGTCGACAAATCACGGTTGATGAGTACCACCGAATGGGTGAAGCCGGGATTTTTCAAAATGATGAAAGGCTGGAGCTTGTTGATGGAGAAATTGTAAAAATGACACCGATTGGAAGCAGGCATGCACATTGTGTAAACAGGATGACCGAATTCCTTATTACACACCTGGGTAATAGGGCAATGGTTAGCATTCATAATCCTGTTTGCCTTGGAAAATATTCTGAACCACAGCCGGATATCGCAATTATCAAACGGAACGAATATGCATATATGACACGACATCCCGATGTCAGTGATGTTTATTTGATTATCGAATTCGCAGATAGTTCAATTGATTTTGACCATGATGTAAAATTACCTATATATGCAAAAGCCGGAATTCATGAAGTTTGGATCGTTGATTTGGTTTCTGAATGCGTTGAAATTTATCATGAACCTACATCTGCTGGTTACAAACAGATGAACACAAAGAAGACGTCTGATACCTTTTCACCATCTTCATTTCCCGATATCACAGTTACTGTAAATTGGGTTTTGGGCAAAAATTAA
- a CDS encoding GDP-L-fucose synthase, whose protein sequence is MNQSSKIFVAGHTGLVGSAIVHRLQDSGYKNLVVRTHKELDLTRQFEVEAFFEKEKPKFVFLAAARVGGILANSTYKAEFIYQNIMIAANVIHASYKYGVKKLLNLGSSCIYPKFAPQPMMEEHLLTGSLEPTNEPYAIAKISAIKLCRYFNEQYGTNFISVMPANLYGLNDNFDLETSHVLPALIRKMHLGKCLENGDFQSIRNDLQKHPIHNHDVIKMTDEEIVNLLSRIGIKSNYPKNSKLQTPNSKRTTIVEVWGTGSPYREFLHANDLADACIFLVQNYNTHDIGELVNIGTGKELKIKELAKIIKEIVKYGGEIQWDTSKPDGTPRKLLSIEKITKLGWKAKINLREGIELTYGKYSKSQLN, encoded by the coding sequence ATGAACCAGAGTTCTAAAATCTTCGTGGCCGGCCACACTGGTTTGGTGGGATCGGCTATTGTGCATAGACTCCAGGATTCTGGTTATAAAAATCTCGTTGTAAGGACCCATAAAGAGTTGGATTTGACAAGACAGTTTGAGGTAGAGGCATTTTTTGAAAAAGAAAAGCCGAAATTCGTTTTTTTGGCGGCTGCCAGGGTTGGTGGAATATTGGCTAACAGCACATACAAGGCAGAGTTTATCTATCAGAATATAATGATCGCTGCAAATGTAATTCATGCAAGCTATAAATATGGTGTTAAAAAATTGTTAAATCTTGGATCGTCTTGTATATATCCAAAATTTGCTCCTCAACCAATGATGGAGGAACATTTACTCACGGGGAGTCTTGAACCTACCAACGAGCCCTATGCGATAGCAAAGATATCTGCAATAAAACTTTGCAGATATTTCAACGAACAATATGGCACAAACTTTATCTCCGTAATGCCAGCCAACCTCTATGGTCTGAATGACAATTTTGATTTAGAGACATCTCATGTGTTGCCAGCATTGATAAGGAAGATGCATCTGGGAAAGTGTTTGGAAAATGGAGATTTTCAGTCTATAAGAAACGATTTACAAAAACATCCAATACATAATCACGATGTAATAAAAATGACGGATGAAGAGATCGTTAACCTCCTTTCACGAATCGGAATAAAAAGCAATTACCCAAAAAACTCCAAACTCCAAACTCCGAACTCCAAACGCACAACTATTGTTGAGGTCTGGGGTACGGGTTCTCCCTATCGTGAATTTCTCCATGCAAATGATTTAGCGGATGCCTGTATATTTTTAGTGCAAAACTACAATACACATGACATTGGAGAGCTCGTAAATATTGGTACAGGCAAAGAATTAAAAATTAAAGAACTTGCTAAGATTATTAAGGAAATAGTAAAATATGGAGGAGAAATACAATGGGACACTTCAAAGCCTGATGGGACACCAAGGAAGCTTTTGAGTATTGAAAAAATAACTAAACTTGGCTGGAAAGCAAAGATTAATTTGCGTGAAGGGATCGAACTTACTTATGGAAAATATTCAAAAAGTCAGCTTAATTGA
- a CDS encoding IS1595 family transposase codes for MEWYPTTIIEFEKSFATEQSCHEYLYRIRWPEGFVCPHCNHHEYWITKGRYRCKRCRYWISATAGTIFQDTRIPLQVWFLAIWQVVSQKHGISALGLQHVLGFNRYETIWTMMHKLRIAMVRPGHDRLVGPVQVDETYIGGKCPGKLGRSADGKTLVVVAVEDRGKRPGRIRLHKVNDASGQSLIPAIIESIQPNSEVFTDAWEGYSQLASSGYKHRVLRKTSDVGKNLLPLVNLVASFLKRWLQGTHQGSPRASHLEYYLNEFVFRFNRRTSRSQGLLFYRLIQHAVNVDPVKGQDIRGVS; via the coding sequence ATGGAATGGTATCCTACGACGATAATTGAGTTTGAAAAAAGTTTTGCGACTGAGCAATCTTGCCATGAATATCTTTATCGAATACGATGGCCAGAGGGATTTGTTTGCCCTCATTGTAATCACCACGAATATTGGATAACTAAAGGGCGGTATCGTTGTAAGCGTTGTCGATACTGGATTTCTGCTACAGCAGGAACTATATTTCAAGATACGCGTATACCGTTGCAGGTATGGTTTTTGGCAATCTGGCAAGTGGTCAGCCAAAAACACGGTATCAGCGCTTTGGGTCTTCAACATGTTCTTGGATTTAACAGATATGAGACGATATGGACCATGATGCACAAGTTGCGGATTGCTATGGTCCGTCCTGGTCATGATCGTCTGGTAGGTCCTGTGCAAGTCGATGAAACCTATATAGGTGGTAAATGTCCAGGAAAACTCGGGCGTAGCGCTGATGGCAAAACGTTGGTGGTTGTAGCAGTTGAAGATAGAGGTAAACGTCCCGGGCGTATCCGCCTGCATAAGGTTAATGATGCATCGGGGCAAAGTTTGATACCCGCGATTATAGAAAGCATTCAACCTAACAGCGAAGTATTTACTGATGCTTGGGAGGGATATAGCCAACTGGCTTCTTCTGGTTATAAGCATAGGGTTCTTAGAAAAACATCGGATGTTGGTAAAAATTTGTTGCCTTTGGTTAACCTTGTGGCTTCTTTTTTGAAACGATGGTTGCAAGGAACTCATCAAGGTTCGCCACGAGCCTCTCATTTGGAGTACTATTTGAATGAATTTGTTTTTCGTTTTAACCGCAGAACCTCACGATCTCAAGGATTGTTGTTCTACCGCCTTATCCAACATGCGGTGAATGTTGACCCCGTTAAAGGCCAAGACATTCGTGGCGTTAGTTAG